Proteins co-encoded in one Saprospira grandis genomic window:
- a CDS encoding DHH family phosphoesterase: MLAQMTNGEQLKALLDSPKNIVISGHVNPDADALGSTLALYHYLQTLGHRVQVIMPSELPQMLDFMPGFHLIWNYERKQKTSNTTILQADILFSLDYSALDRLDSMESVWRKATGYKVLIDHHMQPQDFAQSRLWRTSSSSTAELVYDYFAELGALEQVPLMAFECLYVGILGDTGRFQHATNAHLFRIIADMTERGLNSNYITNMMTNSFSEKKMRLLGHCINKMSFLEGLDVGYIALSQAEHQEFNIQRGDLEGVVNTILQIRRIKVAALITERKDRVKLSLRSKGDFSVQEVCKNHFNGGGHRNASGGMSRESLEETLNRFKRLMNEDYASVLRTTAK, translated from the coding sequence ATGCTTGCCCAAATGACCAATGGCGAACAACTAAAAGCACTACTAGACAGCCCTAAAAACATTGTCATTAGTGGCCATGTCAACCCCGATGCCGATGCACTGGGATCTACTTTAGCCCTTTATCACTACCTACAAACCCTAGGACATCGGGTGCAGGTAATTATGCCCAGTGAGCTGCCTCAGATGCTAGACTTTATGCCTGGCTTTCACCTTATTTGGAACTATGAGCGCAAACAAAAAACAAGTAATACCACCATTCTACAAGCCGATATTCTCTTTTCTTTAGATTACAGCGCCTTGGACCGTTTGGACAGTATGGAGTCGGTCTGGCGAAAGGCCACTGGCTACAAAGTACTAATTGACCACCATATGCAGCCCCAAGACTTTGCGCAAAGTCGGCTTTGGCGGACCAGCTCTAGCTCTACCGCAGAATTGGTCTATGACTACTTTGCCGAATTGGGCGCATTGGAGCAGGTCCCCTTAATGGCCTTTGAATGTCTTTATGTGGGCATCCTTGGCGATACCGGTCGTTTTCAGCATGCCACCAATGCTCATCTTTTCCGCATCATTGCAGATATGACCGAGCGAGGGCTCAACAGCAACTACATCACCAACATGATGACCAACTCCTTTAGTGAGAAGAAAATGCGTCTTTTGGGGCATTGCATCAATAAAATGAGCTTTTTGGAGGGCCTAGATGTTGGGTACATTGCCCTTAGTCAGGCCGAGCATCAGGAATTTAACATTCAGCGGGGAGATTTAGAGGGCGTAGTGAATACCATCTTACAAATTCGCAGAATTAAGGTAGCGGCCTTAATTACAGAGCGGAAAGATCGGGTAAAGCTCTCTTTGCGGTCCAAAGGAGATTTCTCTGTACAGGAGGTCTGCAAAAACCATTTTAATGGTGGTGGGCATCGCAATGCTTCTGGGGGCATGAGTAGAGAGAGTTTAGAAGAAACATTAAATCGCTTTAAACGCCTGATGAATGAAGACTATGCTTCGGTTTTGCGTACTACTGCTAAGTAG
- a CDS encoding FKBP-type peptidyl-prolyl cis-trans isomerase: protein MFRSTELQAAKPPQAEGWTAVAAGQTKRAKPVKGRATRPTGADAAKQVTASCDNQREYPSRPGQRPGQPQKKKNYLFLLLLLSSLLWTSCRSVPKGWTSYHQGKFWYKHSGQQQRKGLRLPKEGDQLEISYSIWKGDSLLLSSADQAVPVLVEMPSAEAHNLFTEALSLMAEGDSLEVLVLAKAAADILGPYAAEFGEKERVRFGYRLKTLKSKAQLAAEIETERARIAQRRQWVQAELAKDSSLSQLGGRAAEGIKFEKLKSTKGPKLQLGQLAQIQYICLLPNGDIIDDSFLNMRPIWVELGDLKTIRGWSLALEEFAEGEQGLIYLPSALAYGALGNPPFVPPHSPLIFYIEVLTTK, encoded by the coding sequence ATGTTTAGATCTACGGAACTACAGGCGGCAAAGCCGCCGCAGGCTGAGGGATGGACAGCAGTGGCCGCAGGCCAGACCAAGCGGGCGAAGCCCGTGAAGGGCCGAGCGACCCGACCAACGGGAGCCGACGCAGCGAAGCAAGTAACAGCGAGCTGCGACAACCAACGGGAGTACCCATCCCGACCCGGCCAACGGCCGGGGCAGCCCCAAAAAAAGAAAAACTACCTCTTCCTCCTCCTATTGCTGAGCAGTTTGCTATGGACCTCCTGCCGATCGGTTCCGAAGGGTTGGACGAGCTATCATCAGGGGAAATTTTGGTATAAACATAGCGGCCAGCAGCAGCGAAAAGGGCTGCGGCTGCCCAAAGAGGGGGACCAACTAGAGATTAGTTATAGCATTTGGAAGGGCGATAGTTTATTGTTAAGTTCGGCAGATCAGGCGGTGCCTGTATTGGTTGAAATGCCTTCGGCAGAAGCGCACAACTTATTTACAGAGGCCCTGAGTTTGATGGCCGAGGGCGATAGTTTGGAGGTTTTGGTATTGGCCAAAGCGGCTGCCGATATCTTGGGCCCCTATGCGGCAGAATTTGGAGAAAAAGAACGAGTGCGCTTTGGTTATCGGCTCAAAACATTAAAAAGCAAGGCGCAGTTGGCAGCAGAAATTGAGACCGAGCGGGCCCGCATTGCCCAGCGACGGCAGTGGGTACAGGCAGAATTGGCCAAAGACAGCAGTTTGAGTCAGTTAGGGGGGCGAGCTGCCGAGGGAATAAAATTTGAAAAGCTAAAGTCCACAAAAGGTCCAAAACTTCAGCTTGGGCAGTTGGCCCAAATCCAATATATTTGCCTGCTACCTAATGGCGACATCATAGATGACAGTTTCTTGAACATGCGTCCGATTTGGGTAGAGCTAGGCGACTTAAAAACGATTCGGGGTTGGTCTTTGGCCCTAGAAGAATTTGCAGAAGGCGAGCAGGGACTCATCTATCTCCCTTCGGCTTTGGCCTATGGGGCCTTGGGCAATCCGCCCTTTGTACCGCCTCATAGCCCTCTTATATTTTATATAGAAGTACTGACTACAAAATAA
- a CDS encoding tetratricopeptide repeat protein: protein MINRFWKYGPMGLLFLLLMACSAERSAQQKIKELEERVAASLEEQQQNVLVKDSLLGQLLFAYADYSQQFKDDPQTPIYLYKMGSYYYRMQNWKEASKHLEMVIDQFEDSKAYPEALLLAASIYDSPHDRNNERAGQLYEKYLKAFPNGEGRATAEFFFKPAEEKMEARIGEMQKQLRSGPKGQLDRAMAHKLVRQYLHYTRNYPSSEFSPAYCFEGGKLASSIGESYDAVQLWKRIYEQYHDFHLYPQTLLQLALEYEQKMPIFMQQYQRKKEFRSKMHADFELEKLTEINWTEEARKMYEEFLEKYPEHELRPQVEASLKLLGKDPNEVVQNFRMQVDSLRRLQQ, encoded by the coding sequence ATGATCAATCGCTTTTGGAAATACGGCCCTATGGGCCTGCTTTTTTTGCTCCTCATGGCCTGTTCCGCAGAGCGTTCGGCTCAGCAGAAAATCAAGGAATTGGAAGAGCGGGTAGCGGCCAGTTTGGAAGAGCAGCAACAAAACGTCTTGGTCAAAGACAGCTTGCTTGGCCAACTACTATTTGCCTATGCCGACTATAGCCAGCAATTTAAGGACGATCCGCAAACGCCCATTTATCTCTATAAAATGGGTAGTTATTACTATCGGATGCAAAACTGGAAAGAAGCCAGCAAACATTTAGAAATGGTCATTGACCAATTTGAAGACAGCAAAGCCTATCCAGAGGCCCTCTTATTGGCGGCCTCGATTTATGATAGTCCGCATGATCGAAACAATGAGCGGGCGGGACAGCTCTATGAAAAATACCTCAAGGCCTTTCCGAATGGAGAAGGACGGGCCACTGCCGAATTCTTCTTTAAGCCTGCAGAAGAAAAAATGGAAGCTCGGATTGGCGAGATGCAAAAGCAACTTCGCTCGGGCCCCAAAGGGCAATTGGATAGAGCCATGGCGCATAAACTCGTGCGGCAGTATCTGCATTATACCCGCAACTACCCCAGCAGCGAATTTAGTCCAGCCTACTGCTTTGAAGGCGGAAAACTGGCCTCTAGCATTGGGGAAAGTTATGATGCCGTACAGCTTTGGAAGCGTATTTATGAGCAATATCACGACTTTCACCTCTATCCGCAGACCCTTTTGCAATTGGCCCTAGAATATGAGCAGAAGATGCCCATTTTCATGCAGCAATATCAAAGAAAAAAGGAGTTTCGCTCGAAGATGCATGCCGATTTTGAGCTCGAGAAGCTCACGGAAATCAATTGGACCGAAGAAGCCCGCAAAATGTATGAGGAGTTTTTAGAAAAGTATCCAGAGCATGAGCTTCGCCCGCAGGTAGAGGCCTCTCTAAAGCTCTTGGGCAAAGACCCCAATGAAGTGGTTCAGAATTTTAGAATGCAGGTGGATAGCCTCAGAAGATTGCAACAATAA